One window of Zalophus californianus isolate mZalCal1 chromosome 3, mZalCal1.pri.v2, whole genome shotgun sequence genomic DNA carries:
- the USP40 gene encoding ubiquitin carboxyl-terminal hydrolase 40 isoform X11, whose amino-acid sequence MCSVPRSVAMTLSPSSGFVIPSPAFLRAWTLESQRPGRLLRTNRQQLKEYRLGRKTEICLEPLQKEENLGPQDVVLRTQMRLPGERAYAPCVDLVWDTARGWTAGSLRQRVAHFCSLPVEKIEIAKYFPEKFEWLPISSWNQQLTKRKKKKKQDNLQGAPYYLKDGDTIGIKNLLVEDDEDFSTVADDLGKKSQEALRVQSSDLFSSAKTPSRPRAPEASLSIHVGSFR is encoded by the exons ATGTGTTCTGTGCCACGTTCAGTG GCCATGACCTTGTCCCCCTCTTCGGGGTTTGTCATCCCGTCCCCAGCCTTCCTCAGAGCCTGGACCTTGGAGAGCCAGCGCCCCGGCAGGCTCTTACGAACCAACCGGCAACAGCTCAA GGAATACAGACTGGGAAGGAAAACTGAGATCTGCTTAGAGCcccttcagaaagaagaaaatttggg CCCCCAGGACGTGGTGCTGAGGACGCAGATGCGCCTCCCCGGCGAGAGGGCCTACGCCCCGTGTGTGGACCTGGTGTGGGACACGGCCCGAGGCTGGACGGCTGGCTCCCTGAGGCAGCGAGTCGCCCACTTCTGCTCCCTTCCCGTGGAGAAAATTGAAATTGCCAAGTACTTCCCCGAAAAGTTTGAGTGGCTTCCGATATCGAGCTGG AACCAGCAACTtaccaagaggaaaaagaagaaaaagcaagataaTTTGCAGGGGGCGCCTTATTACTTGAAAGACGGAGACACAATTGGTATTAAG AATCTCCTGGTTGAGGATGACGAAGATTTCAGTACAGTCGCAGATGACCTGGGAAAGAAAAG CCAGGAAGCCCTTCGTGTGCAGAGCAGTGACCTTTTCTCCAGTGCCAAGACGCCCAGCCGGCCCCGTGCACCAGAAGCTTCTCTCTCCATCCACGTGGGGAGTTTCAGATAG
- the USP40 gene encoding ubiquitin carboxyl-terminal hydrolase 40 isoform X10: MLEQSGLPGDTWHLRKMDWCYEAGEPLCEEDATLRELMICSGDTLLLIEGKLPPPGFLKVPVWWYQPRGPAGHWKSHPDQRSGTPSPGGVWRAASTQGAPGDLHGEVSLRYLGDLEISEDATVAELKSQAMTLSPSSGFVIPSPAFLRAWTLESQRPGRLLRTNRQQLKEYRLGRKTEICLEPLQKEENLGPQDVVLRTQMRLPGERAYAPCVDLVWDTARGWTAGSLRQRVAHFCSLPVEKIEIAKYFPEKFEWLPISSWNQQLTKRKKKKKQDNLQGAPYYLKDGDTIGIKNLLVEDDEDFSTVADDLGKKSQEALRVQSSDLFSSAKTPSRPRAPEASLSIHVGSFR, from the exons GACGCAACCCTGAGAGAACTTATGATATGCTCTGGAGATACTTTGCTTTTaattgaaggaaaacttccccCTCCG GGTTTCCTGAAGGTGCCCGTCTGGTGGTACCAGCCTCGGGGGCCCGCGGGTCACTGGAAGAGTCATCCGGACCAGAGGAGCGGTACCCCTTCTCCAGGTGGGGTCTGGAGGGCTGCTTCCACCCAAG GCGCTCCTGGTGACCTGCACGGGGAGGTTTCCCTCCGCTACCTGGGGGACCTCGAGATCTCCGAAGATGCCACCGTGGCGGAGCTGAAGTCCCAG GCCATGACCTTGTCCCCCTCTTCGGGGTTTGTCATCCCGTCCCCAGCCTTCCTCAGAGCCTGGACCTTGGAGAGCCAGCGCCCCGGCAGGCTCTTACGAACCAACCGGCAACAGCTCAA GGAATACAGACTGGGAAGGAAAACTGAGATCTGCTTAGAGCcccttcagaaagaagaaaatttggg CCCCCAGGACGTGGTGCTGAGGACGCAGATGCGCCTCCCCGGCGAGAGGGCCTACGCCCCGTGTGTGGACCTGGTGTGGGACACGGCCCGAGGCTGGACGGCTGGCTCCCTGAGGCAGCGAGTCGCCCACTTCTGCTCCCTTCCCGTGGAGAAAATTGAAATTGCCAAGTACTTCCCCGAAAAGTTTGAGTGGCTTCCGATATCGAGCTGG AACCAGCAACTtaccaagaggaaaaagaagaaaaagcaagataaTTTGCAGGGGGCGCCTTATTACTTGAAAGACGGAGACACAATTGGTATTAAG AATCTCCTGGTTGAGGATGACGAAGATTTCAGTACAGTCGCAGATGACCTGGGAAAGAAAAG CCAGGAAGCCCTTCGTGTGCAGAGCAGTGACCTTTTCTCCAGTGCCAAGACGCCCAGCCGGCCCCGTGCACCAGAAGCTTCTCTCTCCATCCACGTGGGGAGTTTCAGATAG
- the USP40 gene encoding ubiquitin carboxyl-terminal hydrolase 40 isoform X12, with translation MTLSPSSGFVIPSPAFLRAWTLESQRPGRLLRTNRQQLKEYRLGRKTEICLEPLQKEENLGPQDVVLRTQMRLPGERAYAPCVDLVWDTARGWTAGSLRQRVAHFCSLPVEKIEIAKYFPEKFEWLPISSWNQQLTKRKKKKKQDNLQGAPYYLKDGDTIGIKNLLVEDDEDFSTVADDLGKKSQEALRVQSSDLFSSAKTPSRPRAPEASLSIHVGSFR, from the exons ATGACCTTGTCCCCCTCTTCGGGGTTTGTCATCCCGTCCCCAGCCTTCCTCAGAGCCTGGACCTTGGAGAGCCAGCGCCCCGGCAGGCTCTTACGAACCAACCGGCAACAGCTCAA GGAATACAGACTGGGAAGGAAAACTGAGATCTGCTTAGAGCcccttcagaaagaagaaaatttggg CCCCCAGGACGTGGTGCTGAGGACGCAGATGCGCCTCCCCGGCGAGAGGGCCTACGCCCCGTGTGTGGACCTGGTGTGGGACACGGCCCGAGGCTGGACGGCTGGCTCCCTGAGGCAGCGAGTCGCCCACTTCTGCTCCCTTCCCGTGGAGAAAATTGAAATTGCCAAGTACTTCCCCGAAAAGTTTGAGTGGCTTCCGATATCGAGCTGG AACCAGCAACTtaccaagaggaaaaagaagaaaaagcaagataaTTTGCAGGGGGCGCCTTATTACTTGAAAGACGGAGACACAATTGGTATTAAG AATCTCCTGGTTGAGGATGACGAAGATTTCAGTACAGTCGCAGATGACCTGGGAAAGAAAAG CCAGGAAGCCCTTCGTGTGCAGAGCAGTGACCTTTTCTCCAGTGCCAAGACGCCCAGCCGGCCCCGTGCACCAGAAGCTTCTCTCTCCATCCACGTGGGGAGTTTCAGATAG